In Humulus lupulus chromosome 7, drHumLupu1.1, whole genome shotgun sequence, the following are encoded in one genomic region:
- the LOC133791429 gene encoding uncharacterized protein LOC133791429 — protein sequence MSYMLIRKKNDIKKDYGLKSASLSAKFRIISSLCCESQPPRTAALRVFCSVKERVKKIIAEQLGVKESEIVNYASFVEDLGSDSLDLVNLVMGLEEEFEIEMPDEEAEKITTVEAAVDYVTSNLA from the exons ATGAGTTATATGTTAATAAGG AAAAAAAACGACATAAAAAAAGATTATGGTTTGAAGTCAGCTTCACTCTCTGCTAAGTTCCGAATAATAAGTTCTCTCTGCTGTGAATCACAGCCACCACGTACTGCTGCTCTTAGGGTTTTCTGTAGTGTAA AGGAGAGGGTGAAAAAGATAATAGCTGAGCAACTGGGTGTGAAAGAATCCGAGATAGTTAACTATGCAAGCTTTGTGGAAGATCTTGGATCTGATTCTCTTGATTTG GTTAACCTTGTTATGGGTCTGGAGGAGGAATTTGAAATTGAGATGCCAGATGAAGAAGCAGAAAAAATCACAACCGTAGAGGCAGCAGTTGATTATGTTACCAGCAATCTAGCATGA
- the LOC133790820 gene encoding acyl carrier protein 1, chloroplastic-like, translating to MAAATGASISLRSGPQLHQNLATSSIYGSRLVSLNASGRSSLSFRSTPQSVQLQVSCAAKKETVDMVCGIVKKQLALKDDDKLTAESKFTDLGADSLDTVEIVMGLEEAFDICVEEDSAQSITTVQEAADLIQDLIEKKA from the exons ATGGCGGCTGCTACTGGAGCTTCAATCTCCCTTAGATCTGGTCCTCAGTTGCACCAGAACTTG GCAACATCCAGTATTTATGGCTCGAGGTTGGTTTCCCTTAATGCTTCCGGACGAAGCTCCCTCTCATTCAGATCAACACCGCAATCAGTTCAACTGCAAGTTTCATGCGCT GCCAAGAAAGAAACAGTGGATATGGTGTGCGGTATAGTGAAGAAACAATTGGCATTGAAAGATGATGATAAACTTACTGCTGAGTCAAAATTTACAGACCTTGGAGCTGATTCTCTTGATACG GTTGAGATCGTAATGGGACTAGAGGAGGCTTTTGACATTTGTGTTGAAGAGGACAGCGCCCAGAGCATCACTACCGTTCAAGAGGCCGCAGATCTAATCCAGGATCTGATTGAGAAGAAGGCTTAG